A stretch of the Bombyx mori chromosome 14, ASM3026992v2 genome encodes the following:
- the LOC101743111 gene encoding malignant T-cell-amplified sequence 1 homolog — protein sequence MFKKFDEKESISGVQQLKSSVQKGIRARLLELYPHLDNYIDQILPKKDTFRIVKCHDHLEIMVNSAGDLLFFRHREGPWMPTLKLLHKYPFFVPMQQVDKGAIRFVLSGANIMCPGLTSANAKMSPSDKGQVVAIMAEGKEHALAIGITTLSTEDIAKVNKGVGVENCHYLNDGLWQMKAVK from the exons GTTTGATGAAAAGGAAAGCATATCGGGCGTGCAACAGCTCAAGTCCTCGGTCCAGAAGGGCATAAGGGCTCGCCTTTTGGAACTGTACCCTCATTTGGACAACTACATTGACCAGATCTTACCCAAGAAGGATACGTTTAGGATTGTCAAATG TCACGATCACCTCGAGATAATGGTGAACAGTGCCGGCGACTTGCTATTCTTCAGGCATCGCGAGGGTCCCTGGATGCCAACCTTAAAACTACTGCACAAAT ATCCGTTCTTCGTTCCGATGCAGCAAGTTGACAAAGGCGCTATTCGCTTCGTGCTCAGCGGCGCGAACATCATGTGTCCGGGGCTGACTTCAGCCAACGCGAAGATGTCTCCGAGCGACAAGGGTCAAGTTGTCGCCATAATGGCCGAGGGGAAAGAACATGCTCTAGCTATCGGTATCACTACTCTCTCAACAGAAGACAT agctAAAGTGAACAAAGGCGTCGGCGTTGAAAATTGTCATTATCTCAATGACGGGCTGTGGCAGATGAAGGCCGTGAAGTAA